One Dysosmobacter welbionis DNA segment encodes these proteins:
- a CDS encoding putative manganese-dependent inorganic diphosphatase, translating to MDTIYITGHRNPDTDSIVSAMAYAALKNALGQRQYEAARLGQISDETQTVLDRFGFQPPKLLNNVRTQVRDLDYDTPATLSAAATISRAWRTMQKDKISAIPVANEDGTLFGMLSAGDVANYDMSSVRNPKVGEIPVYNLLSVLEGKILNQGGEMRDVISGEVTIALPASRENLVFSDPGSIVVCGDQPDMIRRALEIGVSCIIVCQAEVDPELLAMQTDTCIISTAYDAYRAVRLIYHAMPISSICKNKDLVCFHLDDYIDDVQNTVLESRFRAYPILDEEERVVGTLSRYHLLRPRRKQVILMDHNEKAQSVPGLDQAEILEIIDHHRLADIQTKNPITVRNEPVGSTTTIVAGMYQDKGLMPTAKMAGLMAAAIVSDTVMFKSPTCTQRDIDVANRMARIANISLQALGQVIFSASGGGAKSAEEIFRTDYKEFHIAGHNLAVSQVTCMDSDQLLQRKGEFLQLMSSLQKKQGFDMVILMITDVLLEGTQLLFVGDRDSIRQAFNVEDAEDVVFLPKVMSRKKQVIPMLSALWG from the coding sequence ATGGACACCATCTATATCACCGGACACCGGAACCCGGACACGGACTCCATCGTCTCCGCCATGGCCTACGCGGCGCTGAAGAACGCCCTTGGCCAGCGGCAGTACGAGGCCGCCCGCCTGGGCCAGATCAGTGACGAGACCCAGACCGTGCTGGATCGCTTCGGCTTCCAGCCCCCCAAGCTGCTGAACAACGTGCGTACCCAGGTCCGGGACCTGGATTACGACACGCCCGCCACCCTGTCCGCCGCTGCCACCATCAGCCGGGCCTGGCGGACCATGCAGAAGGACAAGATCTCCGCCATCCCCGTGGCCAATGAGGACGGGACCCTGTTCGGAATGCTCTCCGCCGGGGATGTGGCCAACTATGACATGTCCTCCGTCCGCAACCCTAAGGTGGGCGAGATCCCGGTGTACAACCTGCTGTCCGTGCTGGAGGGCAAAATTCTCAACCAGGGCGGCGAGATGCGGGACGTGATCTCCGGTGAGGTCACCATCGCCCTGCCCGCCAGCCGGGAGAACCTGGTGTTCTCCGACCCGGGCAGCATCGTGGTCTGCGGCGACCAGCCAGACATGATCCGCCGTGCGCTGGAGATCGGCGTCAGCTGCATCATCGTCTGTCAGGCGGAGGTGGACCCGGAGCTGCTGGCCATGCAGACGGACACCTGCATCATCTCCACCGCCTATGACGCCTACCGGGCAGTGCGGCTCATCTACCATGCCATGCCCATCAGCAGCATCTGCAAGAACAAGGATCTGGTGTGCTTCCACCTGGACGACTATATCGACGACGTGCAGAACACCGTGCTGGAAAGCCGCTTCCGGGCCTATCCCATTCTGGATGAGGAGGAGCGGGTGGTGGGCACCCTGTCCCGCTACCATCTGCTGCGGCCCCGCCGCAAGCAGGTGATCCTGATGGACCACAACGAGAAGGCCCAGTCCGTACCGGGCCTGGACCAGGCGGAGATTCTGGAGATCATCGACCACCACCGGCTGGCGGACATCCAGACCAAGAATCCCATCACTGTCCGGAACGAGCCCGTGGGCAGCACCACCACCATCGTGGCGGGGATGTATCAGGACAAGGGCCTGATGCCCACCGCCAAGATGGCGGGATTGATGGCCGCGGCCATCGTCTCTGATACGGTCATGTTCAAGTCTCCCACCTGCACCCAGCGGGACATCGACGTGGCCAACCGCATGGCCCGGATCGCCAACATCTCCCTCCAGGCGCTGGGACAGGTGATCTTCTCCGCCTCCGGCGGCGGTGCGAAGTCTGCAGAGGAGATCTTCCGCACAGACTACAAGGAGTTCCACATCGCAGGCCACAACCTGGCGGTGAGCCAGGTCACCTGCATGGACTCCGACCAGCTGCTCCAGCGCAAGGGAGAGTTTTTGCAGCTCATGAGCTCCCTGCAGAAGAAGCAGGGCTTCGACATGGTAATCCTGATGATTACCGATGTACTGCTGGAGGGCACCCAGCTGCTGTTCGTGGGCGACAGGGACAGCATCCGCCAGGCCTTCAATGTGGAGGATGCGGAGGACGTGGTGTTCCTGCCCAAGGTCATGTCCCGGAAAAAGCAGGTCATTCCCATGCTCTCCGCCCTGTGGGGCTGA
- a CDS encoding ABC transporter substrate-binding protein produces the protein MKKKFLALALTAVMALSLAACGGDTQSTDTDADTSGDESASGSQTYTVGIIQQVQHEALDAATQGFQDALTELLGDSVTIDPQNASGDTANCTTIANNFVSQGVDLIMANGTTALQAAATGTSTIPILGTSITEYGVALGIDGFTGTTGYNVSGTSDLAPLDQQAEMLHTWFPDAQTVGLLYCSAEPNSQYQVDTVQGYLEDLGYTCTQYSFSDSNDLSAVASSACTASDVLYVPTDNTAANNAELIGNISLDTGTPIIAGEEGICKGCGVATLTISYYDIGYKTGEMAYDILVNGADPATMPIEYAPQFTPKYNPTMCEALGLTPPDGYEAIAE, from the coding sequence ATGAAAAAGAAGTTTCTTGCCCTTGCGCTGACCGCCGTCATGGCTCTGAGCCTGGCTGCCTGCGGCGGCGACACCCAGTCCACAGATACCGATGCCGATACCAGCGGCGACGAGTCCGCCTCCGGCAGCCAGACCTACACCGTGGGTATTATCCAGCAGGTCCAGCACGAGGCCCTGGACGCCGCCACCCAGGGCTTTCAGGACGCCCTGACGGAACTGCTGGGCGACAGTGTCACCATCGACCCCCAGAACGCCTCCGGCGATACCGCCAACTGCACCACCATTGCCAACAACTTTGTCTCCCAGGGCGTGGACCTGATCATGGCCAACGGCACCACCGCTCTCCAGGCCGCTGCCACCGGCACCAGCACCATTCCCATTCTGGGCACCTCCATCACCGAGTACGGCGTGGCTCTGGGCATTGACGGCTTTACCGGCACCACTGGCTACAACGTCTCCGGCACCTCCGATCTGGCGCCCCTGGACCAGCAGGCTGAGATGCTGCACACCTGGTTCCCCGACGCCCAGACTGTGGGCCTGCTGTACTGCTCCGCCGAGCCCAACAGCCAGTATCAGGTGGACACCGTCCAAGGCTACCTGGAGGATCTGGGCTATACCTGCACCCAATACTCCTTCTCCGACTCCAACGACCTGTCCGCTGTGGCCTCCTCAGCCTGCACGGCCAGCGATGTCCTGTACGTTCCCACCGACAACACCGCTGCCAACAACGCCGAACTGATCGGCAACATCTCCCTGGACACCGGCACTCCCATCATCGCCGGTGAGGAGGGCATCTGCAAGGGCTGCGGCGTGGCCACGCTGACCATCAGCTACTATGACATCGGCTACAAAACCGGTGAGATGGCCTATGATATCCTGGTGAACGGCGCCGATCCCGCCACCATGCCCATCGAGTACGCCCCCCAGTTCACCCCCAAGTACAACCCCACCATGTGCGAGGCTCTGGGCCTGACCCCGCCCGACGGCTATGAGGCCATCGCCGAATAA
- a CDS encoding ABC transporter permease: MHLVNALPGVAAQGLIWGIMAIGVYITFRILDVADLTVDGTMATGGAAFIMLTMAGAPVPLAMLGAFLAGVLAGLVTGLFHTACGIPAILAGILTQLALYSVNLRIMGQANRPVSSRQYDLLVDQQSVRSLSLDNPILVVAIFVAAVIALLYWFFGTELGASLRATGSNPNMSRAQGINTNFTKVLGLMLSNGLVALSSALLAQYQGFADVNMGRGAIVIGLAAVIIGEVIFGKVFRNFALKMLAVAIGAILYYLVYQVVIWLGLNTDDMKLITALIVAAFLAIPYWKGKYAHVKVPAGSANAGAKTGGDQDA, translated from the coding sequence ATGCATCTGGTCAACGCCCTGCCGGGTGTGGCCGCCCAGGGACTGATCTGGGGCATCATGGCCATCGGCGTCTACATCACGTTCCGGATCCTGGACGTGGCCGACCTGACGGTGGACGGCACCATGGCTACCGGCGGCGCCGCCTTCATCATGCTGACCATGGCGGGGGCGCCGGTGCCGCTGGCGATGCTGGGGGCGTTTCTGGCGGGTGTGCTGGCGGGACTGGTCACCGGCCTGTTCCACACCGCCTGCGGCATTCCGGCAATCCTCGCCGGTATCCTCACCCAGCTGGCCCTGTACTCCGTCAACCTGCGGATCATGGGACAGGCCAACCGGCCCGTCAGCTCCCGACAGTATGACCTGCTGGTGGACCAGCAGAGCGTCCGCTCCCTGAGCCTGGACAACCCCATCCTGGTGGTAGCCATTTTTGTGGCGGCGGTCATTGCCCTGCTGTACTGGTTCTTCGGCACGGAGCTGGGTGCCTCCCTGCGGGCTACTGGTTCCAACCCCAATATGTCCCGGGCCCAGGGCATCAACACCAACTTCACCAAGGTGCTGGGCCTGATGCTGTCCAACGGACTGGTGGCCCTGTCCTCCGCCCTGCTGGCCCAGTACCAGGGTTTCGCGGACGTGAACATGGGCCGGGGCGCCATCGTCATCGGCCTTGCCGCCGTCATCATCGGCGAGGTGATCTTCGGCAAAGTGTTCCGCAACTTTGCGCTGAAGATGCTGGCTGTGGCCATCGGCGCCATTTTGTACTACCTGGTGTACCAGGTGGTCATCTGGCTGGGCCTGAACACCGATGACATGAAGCTCATCACCGCCCTGATCGTGGCGGCCTTTCTGGCCATCCCCTACTGGAAGGGGAAATACGCCCACGTCAAGGTGCCCGCCGGGAGCGCCAATGCCGGAGCAAAAACAGGAGGGGATCAGGATGCTTGA
- a CDS encoding ABC transporter ATP-binding protein — MLEIKEIWKTFNAGTVNEKQALRGVSLTLKDGDFCTVIGGNGAGKSTMLNAVAGTFSVDSGAIVIDGVDVTRLPEHKRAKFIGRVFQDPMMGTAPTMQIEENLALAARRGQPRGLGWGITKTERADYRELLRDLGLGLEDRLTSKVGLLSGGQRQALTLLMASLKRPKLLLLDEHTAALDPKTAAKVLALSDRIVEENGLTTMMVTHNMKDAIVHGNRLIMMYDGRIVIDVSGEEKKKLTVPDLLALFSKVSGSDEADDKLLLS; from the coding sequence ATGCTTGAGATCAAGGAGATCTGGAAGACGTTCAACGCCGGGACGGTCAATGAAAAGCAGGCCCTCCGGGGCGTCAGCCTGACGCTGAAGGACGGTGACTTCTGCACGGTCATCGGCGGCAATGGCGCCGGCAAGTCCACCATGCTCAATGCGGTGGCCGGCACCTTTTCTGTGGACAGCGGCGCCATCGTCATCGACGGGGTGGACGTGACCCGCCTGCCGGAGCACAAGCGGGCCAAATTCATCGGTCGGGTGTTTCAGGACCCTATGATGGGCACCGCCCCCACCATGCAGATCGAGGAAAATCTGGCGCTGGCGGCCCGCCGGGGCCAGCCCCGCGGCCTGGGCTGGGGCATCACCAAGACGGAGCGGGCGGACTACCGGGAGCTGCTGCGGGACCTGGGGCTGGGTCTGGAGGACCGTCTGACCAGCAAGGTGGGGCTCCTCTCCGGCGGCCAGCGCCAGGCGCTGACGCTTCTGATGGCCTCTTTGAAGCGGCCCAAGCTTTTGCTGCTGGACGAGCACACTGCCGCCCTGGACCCCAAGACCGCCGCCAAGGTTCTGGCTCTCTCCGACCGGATCGTGGAGGAAAACGGCCTCACCACCATGATGGTCACTCACAACATGAAGGACGCCATCGTCCACGGCAACCGGCTCATCATGATGTACGACGGCCGTATTGTCATCGACGTGTCCGGCGAGGAGAAGAAGAAGCTCACCGTTCCCGACCTGCTGGCCCTGTTCAGCAAAGTCAGCGGCTCTGACGAAGCCGACGACAAGCTGCTGCTTTCCTGA
- a CDS encoding ABC transporter substrate-binding protein translates to MMNLLKKLAACGLSLTMILSLAACGGTDDTSSGESGGEPVKYLIGISQYGQHGSLDNCREGFLQGLEQAGLVEGTDFEVDYQNANFDDNQATQIGQMFSAEDADLMVGIATNSAIACFNAAEDKDIPVIFTAITDPVGAHLDAGNITGTSDALPVEGQLQLIRALQPDADTIGIVYTTSEANSVYSISVYEELATDYGFTIDAVGVTSQAEVTQAVDTLLSHGVDCLSNLTDNNVVGVLGAILEKTDEAGIPVYGSEVEQVKLGCVGGAGLDYIQLGIQTGLMAAKVLTGEAACEDLPYETIENYGLYINSDAAAELGITIPDDIAQEAQECAE, encoded by the coding sequence ATGATGAATCTGCTGAAGAAGCTGGCCGCCTGCGGCCTGTCCCTGACCATGATCCTGTCCCTGGCCGCCTGCGGCGGCACCGATGACACCTCCTCCGGCGAAAGCGGCGGTGAGCCCGTCAAGTATCTGATCGGCATCAGCCAGTACGGCCAGCACGGCTCCCTGGACAACTGCCGGGAGGGTTTCCTCCAGGGCCTGGAGCAGGCCGGTCTGGTGGAGGGCACGGACTTTGAGGTGGACTACCAGAACGCCAACTTCGACGACAACCAGGCTACCCAAATCGGCCAGATGTTTTCCGCCGAGGACGCGGACCTGATGGTGGGCATCGCCACCAACTCCGCCATCGCCTGCTTCAATGCCGCGGAGGACAAGGACATCCCCGTGATCTTCACCGCCATCACCGACCCGGTGGGCGCCCACCTGGACGCGGGCAACATCACCGGCACTTCCGATGCCCTGCCGGTGGAGGGCCAGCTCCAGCTGATCCGGGCCCTGCAGCCGGATGCCGACACCATCGGCATCGTCTACACCACCAGCGAGGCCAACTCCGTCTACTCCATCAGCGTCTATGAGGAGCTGGCAACGGACTACGGCTTCACCATTGACGCGGTGGGCGTCACCTCCCAGGCAGAGGTCACCCAGGCGGTGGATACCTTGCTGTCCCATGGGGTGGACTGCCTGTCCAACCTGACGGACAACAATGTGGTGGGCGTGCTGGGCGCCATTCTGGAGAAGACGGACGAGGCGGGTATCCCTGTCTACGGTTCCGAGGTGGAGCAGGTAAAGCTGGGCTGCGTGGGCGGCGCGGGCCTGGACTACATCCAGCTGGGCATCCAGACCGGCCTGATGGCCGCCAAAGTCCTCACCGGCGAGGCCGCCTGTGAAGACCTGCCCTACGAGACCATCGAAAACTATGGCCTGTATATCAACTCCGACGCGGCGGCCGAGCTGGGCATCACCATTCCCGACGACATCGCCCAGGAGGCCCAGGAGTGCGCGGAATAA
- a CDS encoding fumarylacetoacetate hydrolase family protein codes for MKLVTYRLSGAEHVGALTADGKGVLPLPAADMNTLIETMTLADLRSAAAAAERGGAVPLSDVELLAPIPRPRQDVVCLGMNYRDHAEESARYSADAFTKNSTAAVYFSKRVSEAGKPDGVIPRHAGLTDRLDYEAELAVVLGKAARDVKAVDAADCIFGYTVLNDVSARDLQTGHKQWYFGKSLDGFTPMGPVLVTADEIAYPPALEITSRVNGELRQKSNTALLITSIGQILEELTGGMTLLPGTIIATGTPAGVGMGFDPPRFLQSGDTVECAIEGIGTLCSTVI; via the coding sequence ATGAAGCTTGTCACCTATCGTCTCAGCGGCGCCGAGCATGTGGGCGCCCTCACCGCCGATGGAAAGGGCGTGCTGCCCCTCCCCGCCGCCGATATGAACACCTTGATCGAAACCATGACCCTTGCCGACCTTCGCTCTGCCGCCGCGGCGGCAGAGCGGGGCGGTGCGGTCCCGCTGTCAGATGTGGAGCTGCTGGCTCCCATCCCCCGCCCCCGGCAGGATGTGGTCTGCCTGGGCATGAACTACCGGGACCACGCGGAGGAATCCGCCCGGTACAGCGCCGATGCCTTCACCAAGAACAGTACAGCGGCGGTCTACTTCTCCAAGCGGGTCAGCGAGGCCGGGAAGCCCGACGGCGTCATCCCCCGTCACGCGGGCCTTACGGACCGGCTGGACTATGAGGCGGAGCTGGCGGTGGTGCTGGGCAAAGCCGCCCGGGACGTGAAAGCCGTCGATGCGGCAGACTGCATCTTCGGCTACACCGTCCTCAACGACGTATCCGCCCGGGACCTGCAGACGGGCCATAAGCAGTGGTATTTCGGCAAGAGTCTGGACGGCTTCACGCCCATGGGCCCCGTACTGGTCACCGCCGACGAGATCGCCTATCCCCCGGCGCTGGAGATCACCAGCCGGGTCAACGGCGAGCTGCGGCAGAAGTCCAATACCGCTCTGCTGATTACCTCCATCGGGCAGATCCTGGAGGAGCTGACCGGGGGAATGACGCTGCTGCCGGGCACCATCATCGCCACCGGCACCCCGGCGGGAGTGGGCATGGGCTTCGATCCGCCCAGATTCCTCCAGTCCGGCGACACGGTGGAATGCGCCATCGAGGGCATCGGCACCCTCTGCAGCACCGTGATCTGA
- a CDS encoding ABC transporter permease — protein MDVMELLTSTLIQGLIYALISYGVYITYSILDFPDLGVDGTFPLGAAVTAVLMTKGVDPWLTLPASLIVGGLAGLFTGLVHVKLKVRNLLAGIITMTALFSVNLQIAGSNLTIDRGTDTIFTSAPVMALFGDLSLSGRKLIVSLALVIVIKLLLDAYFHTKSGLLLRAVGDNATLVTTLAKDRGTVKILGLVISNALVAFGGCIVCHETRSFSATMGTGQLVYGLAAVIIGVSIIHFYTGTRLARGLRKSGPLRFLGSPQGTTAVVLGSVLYKLCIQVAMSLGLPTNMMKLITAALFLLVLVLSGRKGEAIIHA, from the coding sequence ATGGATGTGATGGAACTGCTGACCAGCACTCTGATCCAGGGGCTGATCTACGCCCTGATCTCCTACGGCGTGTATATCACCTATTCCATTCTGGACTTTCCGGATCTGGGGGTGGATGGCACGTTTCCCCTGGGGGCCGCTGTCACGGCGGTGCTGATGACCAAGGGCGTCGATCCCTGGCTGACCCTGCCCGCCTCCCTGATAGTGGGCGGTCTGGCGGGACTTTTCACCGGTCTGGTCCACGTGAAGCTGAAGGTGCGGAACCTGCTGGCGGGCATCATCACCATGACCGCCCTGTTCTCTGTGAACCTGCAGATCGCCGGGTCCAACCTGACCATCGACCGGGGTACGGACACCATTTTCACCTCTGCCCCGGTGATGGCCCTGTTTGGGGATCTCTCCCTCTCCGGGCGGAAGCTGATTGTGTCCCTGGCGCTGGTCATCGTCATCAAGCTGCTGCTGGACGCCTATTTCCACACGAAGTCCGGCCTGCTGCTGCGGGCTGTGGGCGACAACGCCACCCTGGTGACCACCTTGGCCAAGGACCGAGGCACAGTAAAGATCCTGGGGCTGGTGATCTCCAACGCCCTGGTGGCCTTCGGCGGCTGCATCGTCTGCCACGAAACCCGCAGCTTCTCCGCCACCATGGGTACCGGCCAGCTGGTGTACGGCCTGGCGGCGGTGATTATCGGTGTGTCCATCATACACTTCTACACCGGCACCCGGCTGGCCCGGGGACTGCGGAAGTCCGGGCCCCTCCGCTTCCTGGGTTCCCCCCAGGGCACCACGGCGGTAGTGCTGGGCAGTGTGCTCTACAAGCTGTGCATCCAGGTAGCCATGAGCCTGGGACTGCCCACCAATATGATGAAGCTGATTACGGCTGCACTGTTCCTGCTGGTGCTGGTGCTGTCCGGCCGGAAGGGGGAGGCGATCATCCATGCTTGA
- a CDS encoding ABC transporter ATP-binding protein, with the protein MLEVRDITKIYNPGTLTEQRLFEHFSLTVEEGQFVAIVGSNGSGKTSLLNIICGSIPIEGGDVLVGSRSISKLKDYQRYATMGRVYQDPAAGTCPNLTMLENLSLADNKGGSYGLGRGVNKKRIDFYRQQLASLGLGLEDKLDVRMGALSGGQRQAVALLMATMTPLKFLILDEHTAALDPKTAEVIMALTDRVIREKHLTAMMVTHNLRYAVEYGDRILMMNRGRVVLDRAGAEKRATSMDDILTMFNQISLETGN; encoded by the coding sequence ATGCTTGAAGTACGGGACATCACGAAGATCTACAACCCCGGCACCCTGACGGAGCAGCGGCTGTTCGAGCACTTCTCCCTGACAGTGGAGGAGGGCCAGTTCGTGGCCATCGTGGGCAGCAATGGCAGCGGCAAGACCTCCCTGCTGAACATCATCTGCGGCTCTATCCCCATCGAGGGCGGTGACGTGTTGGTGGGCAGCCGGAGCATCTCCAAGCTGAAGGACTACCAGCGGTACGCCACCATGGGCCGGGTCTACCAGGACCCCGCCGCCGGCACCTGCCCCAACCTCACCATGCTGGAAAATCTGTCCCTGGCGGATAACAAGGGCGGGTCCTACGGCCTGGGCCGGGGCGTCAATAAAAAGCGTATCGACTTCTATCGCCAGCAGCTGGCCTCCCTGGGCCTGGGACTGGAGGATAAGCTGGATGTGCGGATGGGGGCTCTCTCCGGCGGCCAGCGGCAGGCGGTGGCGCTGCTGATGGCCACCATGACGCCCCTGAAATTCCTGATTCTGGACGAGCACACGGCGGCCCTGGACCCCAAGACCGCTGAGGTCATCATGGCCCTGACGGACAGAGTCATCCGTGAAAAGCATTTGACGGCCATGATGGTCACCCATAACCTCCGCTACGCGGTGGAGTATGGAGACCGGATCCTGATGATGAACCGGGGCCGGGTGGTGCTGGACCGGGCCGGAGCGGAAAAGCGGGCCACCTCTATGGACGATATCCTGACCATGTTCAATCAGATCTCTCTGGAGACCGGGAATTGA
- the ilvA gene encoding threonine ammonia-lyase, producing the protein MLTLDMVREAQEALRGIARRTPLDRAPKFGENVYIKAENLQLTGAFKLRGAYNKIRSLTPEEAARGVIACSAGNHAQGIALSASRLGIKAVICMPAGAPISKVEATRGYGAEVVLVPGVYDDAAAEAERLTKEQGYTFAHPFNDPLVIAGQGTIGLEILEQLPDVEQIVVPIGGGGLIGGIAFAVKQLKPDCRIVGVQAAGAASMYLSRHAGGPTELRSVSTIADGIAVKKPGDLTFALCQQYVDEVVTVSEDEIASAILALMEGQKTVAEGAGAVPVAAVMFGKVDTSEKKTVCVVSGGNVDVTTLSRIITKGLSKAGRIAEISTKVADKPGSLLQLLKVVADSGANILSINHAREDQHSDVGACMVSMVLETRDAAHVEQIRRELTAMGYELEKE; encoded by the coding sequence ATGCTGACTTTGGATATGGTCCGGGAGGCCCAGGAGGCCCTGCGGGGCATCGCCCGGCGGACACCGCTGGACAGGGCCCCGAAATTTGGGGAGAACGTGTACATCAAGGCGGAAAACCTGCAGCTGACCGGGGCCTTCAAGCTCCGGGGCGCCTACAACAAGATCCGCAGCCTGACGCCGGAGGAGGCGGCCCGGGGCGTCATCGCCTGCTCTGCGGGGAACCACGCCCAGGGCATTGCCCTGTCCGCATCCCGGCTGGGGATCAAGGCGGTGATCTGCATGCCCGCCGGGGCGCCCATCAGCAAGGTGGAGGCCACCCGTGGCTACGGCGCAGAGGTGGTGCTGGTGCCCGGCGTCTATGACGACGCGGCGGCGGAGGCGGAGCGGCTGACGAAGGAGCAGGGCTACACCTTCGCCCACCCTTTCAACGACCCGCTGGTGATCGCCGGCCAGGGCACCATCGGCCTGGAGATCCTGGAGCAGCTGCCGGACGTGGAGCAGATCGTGGTGCCCATCGGGGGCGGCGGCCTCATCGGCGGCATCGCCTTTGCGGTGAAGCAGCTGAAGCCGGACTGCCGGATCGTGGGCGTCCAGGCGGCGGGCGCGGCGTCCATGTACCTGTCCCGCCACGCCGGGGGCCCCACGGAGCTGCGGAGCGTGTCCACCATTGCGGACGGCATCGCGGTGAAGAAGCCAGGTGATCTGACCTTTGCCCTGTGCCAGCAGTATGTGGATGAGGTGGTCACTGTCAGCGAGGACGAGATCGCCTCCGCCATCCTGGCGCTGATGGAGGGGCAGAAGACCGTGGCGGAGGGCGCCGGCGCCGTGCCGGTGGCGGCGGTGATGTTTGGCAAGGTGGACACGTCGGAGAAGAAAACCGTGTGCGTGGTCTCCGGCGGCAATGTGGACGTGACCACGCTGTCCCGGATCATCACCAAGGGCCTGTCCAAGGCCGGGCGGATCGCAGAGATCAGCACGAAGGTGGCGGATAAGCCCGGCAGCCTGCTGCAGCTTTTGAAGGTGGTGGCGGACAGCGGCGCCAACATCCTCAGCATCAACCATGCCCGGGAGGATCAGCATTCCGACGTGGGAGCCTGCATGGTCTCCATGGTGCTGGAGACCCGGGACGCCGCCCATGTGGAGCAGATCCGACGGGAGCTGACGGCCATGGGCTATGAGCTGGAAAAGGAGTAA